One genomic window of Thioclava sp. GXIMD4216 includes the following:
- a CDS encoding UvrD-helicase domain-containing protein, giving the protein MVSSLDDLITREDIVEVAASEGLVLEDEDRISILKAMRSIDVQACPGSGKTTLVAAKLILLARKWPYKDRGICVLSHTNVAKNEIVERLVASKYPEAQGLLSYPHFIGTIQEFVGKYLAFPFLRSKGIEIRQVDTDACVQMLYSKLTRGTRAYVDRRSRYSNILYDFRLDNVDGRLKIKVPTFPSGSKSNSFKELYGRKADLISNGYFFFRDVYTFADLALERSETLLSALRTRFPCIFLDEMQDTQKFQDDLLRKIFSVDDRSLIVQRFGDPDQAIFHGSGGEEPNESFNGKTASDMDYVVNKSHRFDGSIAGKTSVFSLNSVPLETEQSEEKVAELLAHASKAGKFQHTLLIYENDTRENVIDCFAELVSSQFSNEKKESDRFCVKAVGAVGNEIDPAKDQLKIGHYWSSYDKTRSKASFKPATLQEAVEFCRRSEVSDWADSYKLLLDCIVRFLRLAGFIEKGGRNHTSRSLRMYLTSKNQWADFRQTIHLLLSATGKIEKDFWTEICEKLKKIFDFDTLPPEAKAFLAYSEKAELFEDDVDAEGQEVTASVQSDGNSYFHPDGFKIELSTIHGVKGETHDATLVLETKNYCCDLEVMLGYLTGCLPSAAYPNSNLPDKPHATRAFKPNKTFMRQLYVAMSRPRHLLCLAIHSDRITADQKATLLRLGWKVQRVIVPEEEEE; this is encoded by the coding sequence ATGGTGTCCTCGCTTGATGACCTGATCACACGTGAGGACATTGTTGAAGTGGCTGCAAGCGAAGGCTTGGTGCTTGAGGATGAAGATCGCATTTCGATCCTTAAGGCGATGCGGTCAATTGACGTTCAAGCTTGCCCTGGAAGCGGCAAGACGACTCTTGTGGCCGCCAAGCTTATTCTTCTCGCGAGAAAGTGGCCCTACAAAGATCGAGGTATTTGTGTTCTATCACATACCAACGTTGCCAAGAACGAGATTGTCGAGCGGCTTGTCGCGTCCAAATACCCCGAAGCGCAAGGGCTCCTTTCTTACCCCCATTTTATAGGAACCATACAAGAGTTTGTTGGAAAATATTTGGCTTTTCCATTCCTGAGATCCAAAGGAATAGAGATTCGTCAGGTTGATACAGACGCATGCGTTCAGATGCTTTATTCAAAGCTTACAAGAGGGACGCGCGCTTACGTTGATCGGAGGAGCAGGTATTCAAATATTCTCTATGATTTCAGATTAGACAACGTCGATGGAAGATTAAAGATTAAAGTTCCAACATTTCCAAGCGGTTCGAAGTCAAATTCATTCAAGGAGCTGTATGGGAGGAAAGCTGATCTGATTTCTAACGGCTATTTTTTCTTTCGTGACGTGTACACCTTCGCCGATCTAGCCTTGGAAAGAAGCGAAACCTTGCTGTCAGCGCTTCGGACTAGGTTCCCATGTATTTTTTTGGATGAGATGCAGGATACCCAGAAGTTTCAGGATGATCTTTTGAGAAAGATATTTTCTGTCGATGATAGGAGCCTGATTGTTCAGCGTTTCGGGGATCCTGACCAGGCCATTTTTCATGGTTCCGGAGGAGAGGAGCCGAATGAGAGTTTTAATGGGAAAACTGCCAGCGACATGGATTATGTCGTCAACAAATCCCATCGGTTTGATGGATCAATTGCCGGGAAAACAAGCGTATTCAGCCTGAATTCAGTGCCGCTCGAGACAGAGCAATCTGAGGAGAAGGTTGCGGAACTACTCGCTCACGCCTCAAAGGCAGGCAAATTCCAGCATACGCTGCTGATCTATGAAAACGACACGCGCGAGAACGTTATCGACTGTTTTGCCGAACTTGTTTCCAGTCAATTTTCTAACGAAAAGAAAGAGTCCGATCGCTTTTGCGTGAAGGCTGTAGGCGCAGTTGGTAACGAAATTGATCCTGCCAAAGATCAATTGAAGATTGGTCATTATTGGTCTTCATATGACAAGACTAGGTCGAAAGCGAGTTTCAAGCCGGCTACCTTGCAGGAGGCTGTGGAATTCTGCCGCAGATCCGAGGTCTCGGACTGGGCAGATAGTTACAAACTGCTCTTGGACTGTATTGTCCGTTTTTTGAGATTGGCGGGTTTCATAGAAAAAGGTGGACGGAACCATACGTCGAGATCGCTGCGGATGTATTTGACCTCCAAAAATCAATGGGCTGACTTTCGTCAGACCATTCATTTATTGCTCAGCGCAACGGGGAAAATTGAAAAGGATTTTTGGACAGAAATCTGTGAGAAGTTGAAGAAAATATTTGATTTTGATACACTGCCGCCCGAAGCCAAAGCATTTCTGGCTTACTCCGAAAAAGCTGAACTGTTCGAAGATGACGTTGATGCCGAGGGACAGGAGGTGACTGCGTCTGTTCAGTCCGATGGAAACTCTTACTTCCACCCGGATGGCTTCAAAATTGAATTGTCGACCATCCACGGCGTTAAAGGTGAAACGCACGACGCAACCTTGGTTCTGGAGACAAAAAACTACTGCTGTGATCTCGAGGTGATGCTTGGGTATTTGACTGGATGCCTGCCGAGCGCGGCGTATCCAAATTCAAATTTGCCTGACAAGCCGCACGCGACTAGAGCATTCAAACCCAATAAGACATTCATGCGCCAGCTTTATGTAGCGATGAGCAGGCCACGACATTTGCTGTGTCTTGCTATTCATTCGGACAGAATAACTGCAGATCAGAAAGCTACTTTGCTTAGACTTGGCTGGAAGGTTCAAAGGGTAATCGTTCCGGAGGAAGAAGAAGAGTGA
- a CDS encoding AAA family ATPase, translating to MSDHFFVVTGGPGAGKTSLITELSRRGFHTIPESGRAIIREEMVSGGDALPWADRMAYAERMLERDLRAYEDARALSGPVIFDRGTPDILGYLTLCGLPVPPHIAAAAKETRYNARIFLAPFWDDIFTQDAERKQTRAEAEATGAVMRDTYTALGYEITELPRTDIVTRADFVCAQRVN from the coding sequence ATGAGCGACCATTTCTTCGTCGTGACGGGCGGCCCCGGTGCGGGCAAGACCAGCCTGATCACCGAGCTCTCCCGCCGCGGTTTCCATACAATCCCCGAATCCGGCCGCGCGATCATCCGCGAAGAGATGGTAAGCGGCGGAGATGCCCTCCCTTGGGCTGATCGCATGGCCTACGCCGAAAGGATGCTGGAGCGCGACCTGCGCGCCTATGAGGACGCTCGGGCACTCTCAGGCCCCGTGATCTTCGACCGGGGCACTCCCGACATTCTGGGCTACCTGACCCTCTGCGGCCTCCCCGTGCCGCCTCACATCGCTGCAGCAGCCAAGGAAACGCGCTACAACGCCCGCATCTTCCTAGCGCCGTTCTGGGACGATATCTTCACGCAGGACGCCGAGCGCAAGCAGACCCGCGCCGAGGCCGAAGCGACAGGTGCCGTCATGCGCGACACTTACACCGCGCTTGGTTACGAGATCACGGAGCTGCCGCGCACCGACATCGTAACACGCGCCGACTTTGTTTGTGCGCAGCGGGTCAACTGA
- a CDS encoding TniQ family protein, which translates to MMFSTVKPLPLNVKYQNGESATSLASRLARRNGVSGMVMFLSDFGIDYLKLSNGDQEDCARLASLAGVDQAELHRHTPALVSPGWFRLGMEEIKFTAFSRTALKGCPQCLQDASNQNDAAHFGLWQLTSIRTCCLHGCYLTPLPTSSGTRERFDVIKLTSGFSPPEPQIANDQDLLFEHYLRTRIEKGPGKTWLDRLPFHVAAQTCEGFGLLLTLGPKARRETVTPAQWAAAGTAGYGVLRHGPDAFREKLKEIQRAHPVDNTLYRTRYRVFFEWLRHRDDDPQFDVIRDLVREFIFRNFPISEGYIVLGRPCPEQYVHSLSTARSRYGMSGWKLARRLASMGLAERKTSGQGFVLTGYVPTEIINDIATDFDDLLNAADAGKYLGVERFMMTKLTKPGLVEKYFDEKNASPMYHPRDLDGFLGKLRARVERPKSEDLLDIATASHRVRIPTERVVEIILRNRLPLHAVDPATTRFPDFHVSLAVLREVIATDHHGTVRPTRAAKILGINIRTIRSLMDTGVLESCDIEELNSGRRRRYVCAKSMEQFSKSHISVVELAAKNGRLPGVEAVIQLDRGAKPLPLEPRANMIFRRNDVL; encoded by the coding sequence ATGATGTTTTCGACAGTCAAGCCGTTGCCCCTAAATGTAAAATACCAGAACGGAGAATCCGCAACCTCTCTCGCATCCCGCTTGGCACGTCGCAACGGCGTGTCAGGCATGGTTATGTTTCTGTCGGACTTCGGGATCGACTATTTGAAACTATCCAATGGCGACCAGGAGGATTGCGCCCGATTGGCTTCACTTGCCGGTGTCGATCAGGCGGAATTGCATCGTCATACACCTGCGCTAGTCTCTCCTGGCTGGTTCCGGTTGGGCATGGAGGAGATCAAGTTCACGGCCTTCAGCCGAACCGCTCTCAAAGGCTGCCCGCAATGCCTGCAAGACGCCTCAAACCAAAACGATGCTGCGCATTTCGGCCTATGGCAGTTGACCTCAATCCGCACCTGCTGCTTGCACGGCTGCTACCTCACTCCGTTGCCCACGTCTTCTGGGACGCGAGAGCGGTTTGACGTCATCAAGCTGACCTCTGGCTTTTCACCACCAGAACCCCAAATCGCGAACGATCAGGACCTTTTGTTCGAGCACTACCTGAGAACCAGGATCGAGAAAGGGCCCGGGAAAACGTGGCTCGACCGGTTGCCTTTCCATGTTGCGGCGCAGACGTGCGAAGGCTTCGGGCTCCTGCTGACCCTTGGCCCGAAAGCCCGGCGAGAAACAGTGACGCCGGCGCAATGGGCGGCTGCAGGCACTGCCGGTTATGGTGTCCTACGTCACGGACCAGATGCTTTCAGGGAAAAGCTCAAGGAGATCCAGCGGGCGCATCCGGTCGACAACACCCTCTATCGGACCCGCTATCGCGTGTTCTTCGAGTGGTTGCGCCACCGCGACGACGACCCTCAGTTCGATGTGATCCGTGATCTGGTGCGAGAGTTCATCTTCCGCAATTTTCCGATCTCCGAAGGCTACATCGTTCTGGGCCGACCTTGCCCGGAACAATACGTTCATTCGCTTTCGACGGCGCGCTCGCGCTATGGGATGTCTGGCTGGAAGCTGGCGCGCCGCCTGGCCTCAATGGGGCTCGCGGAGAGGAAAACGTCAGGCCAAGGTTTTGTACTGACCGGCTACGTGCCCACAGAGATCATCAATGACATCGCGACCGATTTCGATGACCTCCTGAACGCCGCCGATGCAGGAAAATACCTTGGCGTCGAACGTTTCATGATGACCAAGCTGACGAAGCCCGGACTCGTTGAGAAGTATTTCGACGAAAAGAATGCCTCGCCGATGTATCATCCACGCGATCTCGATGGGTTCCTTGGGAAGCTGCGGGCGCGCGTTGAACGCCCCAAATCGGAGGACCTACTCGACATTGCGACGGCATCGCATCGTGTCCGCATACCGACCGAGCGCGTGGTCGAAATCATTCTGAGAAACCGCCTTCCGCTGCATGCAGTCGACCCTGCCACCACGCGTTTCCCGGATTTCCACGTGTCGCTCGCCGTGCTGCGGGAGGTCATCGCTACCGATCACCACGGAACCGTTCGGCCGACCCGGGCCGCGAAAATTCTCGGAATCAATATCCGGACGATCCGCAGTCTGATGGACACAGGCGTACTAGAATCTTGCGACATAGAGGAGCTGAACAGCGGACGAAGGCGACGGTACGTCTGCGCCAAGTCGATGGAGCAGTTTTCCAAGAGTCATATCTCGGTGGTAGAGCTGGCGGCGAAGAACGGGCGGCTGCCGGGCGTAGAGGCCGTGATCCAACTTGATCGCGGGGCGAAGCCGCTACCGTTGGAGCCACGCGCCAACATGATTTTCAGGCGAAACGACGTTCTCTGA
- a CDS encoding ATP-binding protein — MGNDLITQAAQRVAELKAYFVDHERFVPLAEGFFILAEKRLVDIQTDRISEAQGLALSGHSGAGKSAAITHLLAQERQRLADQGYGDSTIISLRVPSPATLKFVGQMLLRALGYPIGADRHAWYIWDLVQHHLKERRVLFVHLDEAQDLASRGTKHELDSVTSMLKTLMTDPEWPVGIILSGTNELEDILNHDHQLARRMRTVRFESLSPAAYGDDILDLLENYCELAQLEPEDDVLELSHGERVVHAAANQFGIAIVLILDAIEDAYLHGQKTLNRHNFIRAYHRRTSCDAEFNPFVVPDFLRIDARQVFSRENRT, encoded by the coding sequence ATGGGAAATGATCTGATCACCCAAGCGGCACAACGGGTCGCTGAACTGAAGGCGTATTTCGTCGATCACGAGCGCTTCGTTCCACTGGCAGAAGGGTTTTTCATCCTCGCTGAGAAAAGGCTCGTAGACATCCAGACCGACCGTATCAGCGAGGCGCAAGGGCTTGCCCTGTCCGGGCACTCCGGGGCCGGAAAAAGCGCGGCAATCACCCATCTTCTTGCCCAAGAAAGGCAGAGGCTGGCCGATCAGGGATACGGAGATTCAACCATCATCAGCTTGCGGGTGCCATCACCCGCAACGCTGAAATTCGTCGGGCAGATGCTCCTTCGGGCGCTCGGCTACCCTATCGGTGCCGATCGCCATGCTTGGTACATCTGGGATCTGGTCCAACATCACCTGAAAGAGCGTCGCGTTTTGTTCGTGCATCTCGACGAGGCGCAGGACCTGGCGTCGCGGGGCACCAAGCACGAGCTGGATTCAGTGACATCCATGCTGAAGACTCTGATGACGGACCCGGAATGGCCAGTCGGGATCATTCTGTCGGGCACAAACGAACTGGAAGACATCCTCAACCACGACCACCAGCTCGCTCGACGCATGAGGACCGTTCGTTTCGAGAGCCTATCCCCCGCCGCATATGGTGATGATATCCTCGACCTGCTCGAGAACTACTGTGAACTGGCGCAGCTCGAACCAGAGGATGACGTTCTGGAATTATCCCACGGCGAACGCGTGGTCCATGCTGCGGCAAACCAGTTCGGCATCGCCATTGTCCTGATCCTCGACGCCATCGAGGATGCCTATCTGCATGGCCAGAAGACTCTGAACCGGCACAATTTCATCAGGGCCTACCATCGGCGGACCTCCTGCGATGCCGAGTTCAATCCGTTTGTCGTGCCGGACTTCTTGCGCATCGACGCTCGCCAGGTGTTTTCTCGGGAGAACCGCACATGA
- a CDS encoding helix-turn-helix domain-containing protein, whose amino-acid sequence MELRLRGKSIASVARELEVLRSTVTLVSQGLRRSLKIERALADAVDTTPAELFPDRYPAEEDNAANNT is encoded by the coding sequence ATGGAGCTACGTCTACGTGGCAAATCCATCGCCTCAGTCGCCCGCGAGCTGGAGGTTCTGCGTTCGACAGTTACGCTGGTCAGCCAAGGCCTGCGCAGGTCTTTGAAAATCGAGAGGGCCCTTGCCGATGCTGTCGACACGACTCCGGCCGAGCTTTTCCCCGACCGTTACCCAGCAGAGGAGGACAACGCGGCAAACAACACCTGA
- a CDS encoding tyrosine-type recombinase/integrase yields MPTRRSVKSDDDRATHAHIRSRDYLGQPDIDRLLAAAKKSRHGVRDRLLILMMFRHGLRVSEVIALRRRDVDLAQSRIWITRLKNGLSVEQPVAGDELRAIKRWLARRDDALPWLFVSERKLPLTRQAVNYIVGTAGTRAGLERVHPHMLRHSCGFALANKGRDLRVIQDYLGHRDPRHTAHYTRTAAHRFDDLW; encoded by the coding sequence ATGCCCACCCGGCGAAGTGTCAAGAGTGACGATGACCGCGCGACCCATGCCCATATCCGGAGCCGGGACTACCTTGGTCAGCCGGATATTGACCGGCTTCTCGCTGCCGCCAAGAAGAGCCGCCACGGGGTTCGCGATCGCCTCTTGATCCTGATGATGTTCCGGCACGGCCTGCGCGTCTCCGAAGTGATCGCGCTTCGACGGCGAGATGTGGATCTCGCGCAGTCGCGGATCTGGATCACACGGCTGAAGAACGGGCTCAGTGTCGAGCAGCCAGTCGCTGGCGACGAGCTGCGGGCTATCAAGCGCTGGCTCGCGCGCAGGGACGATGCACTGCCCTGGCTCTTCGTCTCCGAGCGTAAGCTGCCGCTCACACGGCAGGCCGTGAACTACATTGTCGGGACCGCCGGCACCCGTGCCGGACTCGAGCGCGTCCATCCACATATGCTACGCCATTCCTGCGGTTTCGCGCTAGCCAACAAGGGCCGCGATCTGCGAGTCATTCAGGACTACCTCGGCCACCGAGATCCCCGACACACAGCGCATTACACGCGGACGGCGGCGCACCGGTTCGACGACCTCTGGTAG